A portion of the Nitratidesulfovibrio termitidis HI1 genome contains these proteins:
- a CDS encoding DMT family transporter has translation MSTHRSPCLDAGGLLRVAGGGVLISFSAVFVKLVQVGPSQSAFYRMFFGGLALLCVALARRERLRARPGVWGVMVGAAVLFALDLECWHRGILLIGPGLATIIGNFQVFFIAIAGALLLGEKLSGRHMAAIPLALAGLWLLLGVSPADLLPTSTDGGLVVGDSLAGVGYGFATALFYTGFILLLRQSRGMAGMLSPVANMAVISLACAAVSGAGILVRGDSFAIADAASGGYLVAYGVLCQGVGWVLLSTGLPRLPASLAGLVMLVQPALSFMWDIVLFKRPTDGWGMAGAGIALFAIWLGLSGASGASGGTGGTGGTGGSGARVCRPGEMAEDSDAAAHEDA, from the coding sequence ATGAGTACACACCGTTCCCCCTGCCTTGATGCGGGCGGGCTGCTGCGCGTTGCCGGGGGCGGCGTGCTGATCAGCTTTTCCGCCGTGTTCGTGAAGCTGGTGCAGGTGGGGCCCAGCCAGTCTGCCTTCTACCGCATGTTCTTCGGCGGGCTGGCCCTGCTGTGCGTGGCCCTGGCCCGGCGCGAACGGCTGCGCGCGCGGCCCGGCGTGTGGGGCGTGATGGTGGGAGCCGCCGTGCTGTTCGCGCTGGACCTGGAGTGCTGGCACCGGGGCATCCTGCTCATCGGGCCGGGGCTGGCCACCATCATCGGCAATTTCCAGGTATTCTTCATCGCCATTGCCGGGGCGCTGCTGCTGGGCGAAAAGCTGTCCGGGCGGCACATGGCGGCCATTCCGCTGGCCCTGGCCGGGCTGTGGCTGCTGCTGGGCGTCAGCCCGGCGGACCTGTTGCCCACATCGACGGATGGCGGGCTGGTGGTGGGCGATTCGCTGGCCGGGGTGGGCTACGGTTTTGCCACGGCGTTGTTCTACACCGGGTTCATCCTGCTGCTGCGCCAGTCGCGCGGCATGGCGGGCATGCTTTCGCCGGTGGCCAACATGGCGGTCATTTCACTGGCCTGCGCCGCGGTGAGCGGCGCGGGCATTCTGGTGCGCGGCGACAGCTTTGCCATTGCAGATGCGGCCAGCGGCGGCTACCTGGTGGCCTACGGCGTGCTGTGCCAGGGCGTTGGCTGGGTGCTGCTGTCCACCGGGCTGCCGCGCCTGCCCGCCTCGCTGGCGGGGCTGGTGATGCTGGTGCAGCCCGCGTTGTCGTTCATGTGGGACATCGTGCTGTTCAAACGGCCCACCGACGGATGGGGTATGGCCGGGGCGGGCATCGCCCTGTTCGCCATCTGGCTGGGCCTGTCCGGTGCCTCGGGTGCGTCTGGCGGAACTGGCGGAACTGGCGGAACTGGCGGTTCGGGCGCGCGGGTATGCCGTCCGGGCGAGATGGCTGAAGATTCCGATGCGGCGGCGCATGAGGATGCATGA
- a CDS encoding sulfite exporter TauE/SafE family protein, which yields MLLSLAVYLILGALAGVLAGLLGVGGGLVIVPMLNFAFEWQSIPNEHLQHLALGTSMASIMFTSISSFRAHHKRGAVLWNVVWRITPGIITGTLIGTWVVAQLSTNFLKGFFVCFLYWVAAQMLLDIKPKASRELPGAMGMFGMGNVIGGVSSLVGIGGGTLSVPFMAWCNVAMHTAIGTSAAIGFPIAVSGTVGYIVNGLATQGLPANTFGFVYLPALVGIVCASVLTAPLGARLAHNLPVARLKRIFAVLLIVVATRMLLKLL from the coding sequence ATGCTTCTTTCCCTCGCGGTCTATCTGATTCTCGGCGCCCTGGCGGGCGTTCTTGCCGGGCTGCTCGGCGTGGGCGGCGGGCTGGTCATCGTGCCCATGCTCAATTTCGCGTTCGAATGGCAGTCCATTCCGAACGAGCATCTGCAGCATCTGGCGTTGGGCACGTCCATGGCCAGCATCATGTTCACCTCCATCTCCAGCTTCCGGGCACACCACAAGCGCGGGGCCGTGCTGTGGAACGTGGTGTGGCGCATCACCCCCGGCATCATCACCGGCACGCTCATCGGCACGTGGGTGGTGGCCCAGCTTTCCACGAATTTCCTCAAGGGCTTCTTCGTCTGCTTCCTGTACTGGGTGGCGGCGCAGATGCTGCTGGACATCAAGCCCAAGGCCTCGCGCGAACTGCCCGGCGCCATGGGCATGTTCGGCATGGGCAACGTCATCGGCGGGGTGTCCAGCCTCGTGGGCATCGGCGGCGGTACGCTGTCGGTGCCGTTCATGGCCTGGTGCAACGTGGCCATGCACACGGCCATCGGCACCTCCGCCGCCATCGGCTTTCCCATCGCGGTGTCCGGCACCGTGGGCTACATAGTTAACGGGCTGGCTACCCAGGGCCTGCCCGCGAACACCTTCGGGTTCGTTTACCTCCCCGCCCTGGTCGGCATTGTCTGCGCCAGCGTGCTGACGGCTCCACTGGGAGCCCGGCTGGCGCACAACCTGCCGGTCGCGCGGCTGAAGCGCATCTTTGCCGTGCTGCTCATCGTTGTGGCCACGCGCATGCTGCTGAAGCTGCTGTAG
- a CDS encoding nucleotide exchange factor GrpE — MPPSNVFKDNVEISPEAEALRTEADASSRNQAAAGSAVVIDDDGLREQCAARLCPECPERAEADEQRLRALAEMDNFKKRLQREKDDQVRYAAEVVLADLLPTLDNLDLALQYGRGNAACKDMLIGVEMTQKLLLDALKRHGLEPVGEAGEPFSPEIHEAIGAEVRPDLPENTVCALMQRGYRLKERLLRPAKVTVSRTE, encoded by the coding sequence ATGCCCCCCAGCAATGTGTTCAAGGACAATGTGGAGATCAGCCCCGAGGCCGAGGCCCTGCGTACCGAGGCCGATGCCTCCTCGCGGAATCAGGCCGCTGCGGGTTCCGCCGTGGTGATCGACGATGACGGCCTGCGCGAACAGTGCGCCGCCCGTCTGTGTCCGGAATGTCCCGAGCGGGCCGAGGCCGACGAGCAGCGCCTGCGCGCCTTGGCGGAAATGGACAATTTCAAGAAGCGCTTGCAGCGCGAAAAGGACGACCAGGTGCGCTACGCCGCAGAAGTGGTGCTGGCGGACCTGCTGCCCACCCTGGACAACCTGGACCTGGCCCTGCAGTACGGGCGCGGCAACGCGGCCTGCAAGGACATGCTGATCGGCGTGGAGATGACCCAGAAGCTCTTGCTGGACGCGCTGAAGCGCCACGGCCTGGAACCCGTGGGCGAGGCGGGCGAACCGTTCAGCCCGGAAATTCACGAGGCCATCGGGGCCGAAGTGCGCCCCGACCTGCCGGAAAACACCGTGTGTGCGCTGATGCAGCGCGGCTATCGACTGAAGGAACGCCTGCTGCGGCCCGCCAAGGTCACCGTAAGCCGTACGGAATAG
- a CDS encoding YitT family protein, which produces MFTRKELAYSVRWNLLLLTVGSALFALGAQGIVARHGFLTGGIYGIALLSWYHTHLLSPAAWYLLCNIPLFALGWLHVGRRFLLYSLYGMLATSLFAEVFQGVDLGVHDQLYAAVASGVICGAGGGIMLRSLGSGGGLDVAAIILHRRLGLGIGRFGFCFNAVLFTASLVSMPVDTVIASLIQVFIAAVTMEYVLALFNQRKVVFVISEHSRRIGHDLVSELGQGATFLQGRGGYSGDDREIVMTVTNNVQLKRMEELVFTVDPEALFIVENTFTVLGGQFARRKVY; this is translated from the coding sequence ATGTTCACCCGCAAGGAACTGGCCTATTCCGTCCGCTGGAACCTGCTGCTGCTCACCGTGGGGTCGGCGCTGTTTGCCCTTGGGGCGCAGGGCATCGTGGCCCGGCACGGGTTTCTTACCGGCGGCATCTATGGCATCGCGCTGCTTTCCTGGTACCACACCCACCTGCTGTCTCCGGCGGCCTGGTACCTGCTGTGCAACATCCCGCTGTTCGCGTTGGGCTGGCTGCACGTGGGGCGGCGTTTTCTGCTCTACAGCCTGTACGGCATGCTGGCCACCTCGCTGTTCGCGGAAGTGTTTCAGGGGGTGGACCTTGGCGTGCACGACCAGTTGTACGCCGCCGTGGCCTCCGGGGTCATTTGCGGGGCAGGGGGCGGCATCATGCTGCGGTCGCTGGGGTCCGGCGGCGGGCTGGACGTGGCGGCCATCATCCTGCATCGGCGCCTGGGGCTCGGCATCGGACGGTTCGGCTTCTGCTTCAACGCGGTGCTGTTCACCGCCAGCCTCGTCTCCATGCCCGTGGACACGGTGATCGCCTCGCTGATCCAGGTATTCATCGCGGCGGTGACGATGGAATACGTGCTGGCCCTGTTCAACCAGCGCAAGGTGGTGTTCGTCATTTCCGAGCACAGCAGGCGCATCGGGCACGATCTGGTTTCCGAACTGGGACAGGGGGCAACCTTCCTGCAAGGGCGGGGCGGGTATTCCGGCGACGACCGGGAAATCGTCATGACCGTGACCAACAACGTACAACTGAAGCGCATGGAGGAACTGGTGTTTACCGTGGACCCCGAGGCGCTGTTCATCGTGGAAAACACCTTCACCGTGCTCGGTGGCCAGTTTGCCCGGAGAAAGGTGTACTGA
- a CDS encoding alpha-hydroxy-acid oxidizing protein — protein sequence MKEVRDKARQLMKGYCRVCPVCNGKACSGEVPGMGGLGTGATFGANLDALAAVRLNMRLVHDVKEPDTSTTVCGIALDMPVLAAPIGGVSFNMGGGVSEEDYAAAVVSGCAERGIIGGTGDGVPPFIIDAGFAAITGAGGRGIPFIKPWDGAELDEKIDRAMELGCPAIGMDIDAAGLVTLRKMGRPVGPKTPAELSRIVSKVKARGMAFILKGIMTTIDASLAVEVGADGIVVSNHGGRVLDHAPGTAEVLPEIADAVKGRIAILADGGVRDGVDVFKMLALGADAVMLGRPFSIAAVGGLKDGVVMLVDTIKGQLVQAMVLTGSANVASIGRHALRM from the coding sequence ATGAAGGAAGTTCGCGACAAGGCACGCCAACTGATGAAGGGCTACTGTCGGGTCTGCCCGGTGTGCAACGGCAAGGCCTGCTCGGGCGAGGTGCCCGGCATGGGCGGCCTGGGCACCGGCGCAACCTTTGGCGCCAACCTTGATGCCCTGGCCGCCGTGCGCCTGAACATGCGCCTGGTGCACGACGTGAAGGAGCCCGACACCTCCACCACCGTGTGTGGCATCGCCCTGGACATGCCCGTGCTGGCAGCGCCCATCGGCGGCGTATCCTTCAACATGGGCGGCGGCGTGAGCGAAGAAGACTACGCGGCCGCCGTGGTGAGCGGCTGCGCCGAACGCGGCATCATCGGCGGCACCGGCGACGGCGTGCCCCCGTTCATCATCGACGCGGGCTTCGCGGCCATCACAGGCGCGGGCGGACGGGGCATCCCGTTCATCAAGCCGTGGGATGGCGCGGAACTGGACGAAAAGATCGACCGGGCGATGGAACTGGGCTGCCCGGCCATCGGCATGGACATCGACGCGGCGGGTCTCGTCACCCTGCGCAAGATGGGCCGCCCCGTGGGCCCCAAGACCCCGGCGGAACTTTCGCGCATCGTGTCCAAGGTCAAGGCCAGGGGCATGGCGTTCATCCTCAAGGGCATCATGACCACCATCGACGCCAGCCTGGCCGTCGAGGTGGGCGCTGACGGCATCGTGGTGTCCAACCACGGGGGCCGCGTGCTCGACCATGCCCCCGGCACCGCCGAGGTGCTGCCCGAAATCGCCGACGCGGTGAAGGGGCGCATCGCCATCCTGGCCGACGGCGGCGTGCGCGACGGTGTGGACGTGTTCAAGATGCTGGCCCTGGGGGCCGACGCCGTGATGCTGGGCCGCCCCTTCTCCATTGCCGCCGTGGGCGGCCTGAAGGACGGGGTGGTCATGCTGGTGGATACCATCAAGGGCCAGCTGGTGCAGGCCATGGTGCTGACCGGCAGCGCCAATGTGGCGTCCATTGGCCGCCATGCCCTGCGCATGTAG
- a CDS encoding DUF429 domain-containing protein yields MHTSGNPTQLASQDTPVASHPAHTLPVRILGLDVTATPGPRKPLTLAVCDLAPGSGNAPDNGMPDRPGLPDWPDWPDWPGLLGAPPVLTLHELRELHALGDLDRLFGGLLDAGFAGGDVPPDAGWVLGIDAALAQPLELVEQLDWPRDWAGYAALCGTMDRATFRDLLRGVSAARPAGQKYLYRACCRRAGAASPMNTVRPPVALMFHAVAPRLAAHQVHVPLLRPLPDLSASPRAALETYPGWLARQLIGRTPYKGGESSDRAARRKARTDLLGSLAGLAGSTNATGLPFLTIRWNADHAARMLDDPEADLLDALLCAVLAAASTLRPGYGLPTRSAPPRGITAAQLGVEGWIAGLPPVA; encoded by the coding sequence ATGCATACCAGCGGAAACCCCACGCAACTCGCCAGTCAGGATACGCCCGTCGCGTCGCACCCCGCCCACACCCTGCCCGTGCGGATTCTGGGCCTTGACGTTACGGCCACCCCCGGCCCACGCAAACCGCTGACCCTGGCGGTGTGCGACCTTGCGCCGGGGAGCGGGAACGCGCCGGATAACGGAATGCCGGACAGGCCAGGCTTGCCAGACTGGCCGGACTGGCCGGACTGGCCGGGCCTGCTCGGCGCACCCCCCGTGCTTACCCTGCACGAACTGCGCGAACTGCACGCGCTGGGCGACCTGGACCGGCTGTTCGGTGGGTTGTTGGATGCGGGCTTCGCGGGGGGCGATGTTCCGCCCGACGCGGGCTGGGTGCTGGGCATCGACGCCGCGCTGGCGCAACCGCTGGAACTGGTGGAACAACTGGACTGGCCACGCGACTGGGCCGGATATGCCGCCCTGTGCGGAACCATGGACCGCGCCACGTTCCGCGATCTGTTGCGCGGGGTGTCCGCCGCCCGGCCCGCCGGGCAGAAGTACCTGTACCGCGCCTGCTGCCGCCGCGCCGGGGCCGCCAGCCCCATGAACACGGTGCGGCCGCCCGTGGCCCTGATGTTCCACGCCGTGGCTCCGCGTCTGGCCGCGCACCAGGTTCACGTGCCCCTGCTGCGCCCCCTGCCCGATCTGTCGGCTTCGCCCCGTGCGGCGCTGGAAACCTACCCCGGCTGGCTGGCCCGCCAGTTGATAGGCCGTACCCCGTACAAGGGTGGCGAGAGTTCAGACCGGGCAGCCCGGCGCAAGGCCCGTACGGACCTGCTCGGGAGCCTGGCGGGGCTGGCCGGATCGACGAACGCCACCGGCCTTCCCTTTCTGACCATCCGTTGGAACGCGGACCATGCCGCCCGCATGCTGGACGACCCGGAAGCGGACCTGCTGGATGCCCTGCTCTGCGCCGTGCTGGCCGCAGCGTCCACCCTGCGGCCCGGCTATGGCCTGCCAACACGATCGGCCCCGCCGCGCGGCATCACCGCCGCCCAACTGGGCGTGGAAGGCTGGATCGCCGGACTGCCGCCTGTGGCATAG
- a CDS encoding TusE/DsrC/DsvC family sulfur relay protein, translating into MAEVTYKGKSFEVDEDGFLLRFDDWSTEWVEFVKESEGIADITPDHQKIIDFLQDYYKKNGIAPMVRILSKNTGFKLKEIYELFPSGPGKGACKMAGLPKPTGCV; encoded by the coding sequence ATGGCTGAAGTCACTTACAAGGGCAAGAGCTTCGAAGTCGATGAAGACGGCTTCCTTCTTCGCTTTGATGACTGGAGCACCGAGTGGGTTGAATTCGTGAAGGAATCCGAAGGTATCGCGGACATCACCCCCGATCACCAGAAGATCATCGACTTCCTGCAGGACTACTACAAGAAGAACGGCATCGCCCCGATGGTTCGTATCCTCTCCAAGAACACCGGCTTCAAGCTGAAGGAGATCTACGAACTGTTCCCCTCCGGCCCCGGCAAGGGCGCCTGCAAGATGGCCGGCCTGCCCAAGCCCACCGGCTGCGTGTAG
- the hrcA gene encoding heat-inducible transcriptional repressor HrcA, with protein sequence MPSLGQRETQVLATIIESYIASASPVGSRAVAEHSGLHLSPASMRATMSDLTDLGYLEQPHTSAGRVPTARAFRLYVDSLLRPLPLGSVEREAIADELSRQELEISGILRRAANLLSGHARQLGMVVAPSEDEARWRSIEFAPAAEGLVLAVLMLEGGLVRTRTVRVDERYGQDELVRFGNYLNDHFRGLSLSEARDRIGHELARAGSRLEEMCVRALALSRRAVEHMGDDRELIVNGTLNMLEHAEFTDVGRMRDLLAAIEERSRLLELLDRTLSERDVRITFCQDVANGAPDGLRGCSVISAPYGGDAPRGVVSVVGPLRMDYAKIVPVVQCVSRALTQLFSERFAAAPSRLP encoded by the coding sequence ATGCCCAGCCTCGGACAGCGCGAAACCCAGGTGCTCGCCACCATCATCGAAAGCTACATCGCCTCGGCCTCGCCCGTGGGGTCTCGCGCCGTGGCCGAGCACTCCGGTCTGCATCTTTCCCCGGCCAGCATGCGCGCCACCATGTCCGACCTGACCGACCTCGGGTATCTGGAGCAGCCGCACACGTCCGCAGGAAGGGTGCCTACCGCGCGCGCCTTCAGGTTGTATGTGGACAGCCTGCTGCGACCGTTGCCGCTGGGCAGTGTCGAGCGGGAGGCCATAGCCGACGAGCTTTCGCGGCAGGAACTGGAGATTTCCGGCATCCTGCGCCGCGCCGCCAACCTGTTGTCCGGGCATGCCCGGCAACTGGGCATGGTGGTGGCCCCCAGCGAGGACGAGGCCCGCTGGCGCAGCATCGAATTCGCCCCGGCAGCCGAAGGGCTGGTGCTGGCCGTGCTGATGCTGGAAGGCGGCCTTGTGCGCACCCGCACCGTGCGCGTGGACGAGCGCTACGGGCAGGATGAACTGGTGCGCTTCGGCAACTATCTCAACGACCATTTCCGGGGGCTGTCCCTGTCCGAAGCGCGTGATCGCATCGGCCACGAACTGGCCCGCGCGGGGTCGCGGCTGGAAGAAATGTGCGTGCGCGCCCTGGCCCTGTCGCGCCGCGCCGTCGAACACATGGGTGACGACCGCGAACTCATCGTCAACGGCACGCTGAACATGCTGGAGCACGCGGAATTCACCGATGTGGGCCGCATGCGCGACCTTTTGGCCGCCATCGAGGAACGCTCTCGCCTGCTGGAACTTCTGGACCGCACCCTGTCCGAACGCGACGTGCGCATCACCTTCTGTCAGGACGTGGCCAACGGCGCGCCCGACGGGCTGCGCGGGTGCAGCGTGATCAGCGCCCCGTACGGTGGGGACGCGCCGCGCGGCGTGGTCAGCGTGGTGGGGCCGCTGCGCATGGACTACGCCAAGATCGTTCCGGTGGTGCAGTGCGTTTCGCGGGCGCTCACCCAACTGTTCAGCGAACGGTTTGCCGCAGCCCCTTCCCGACTGCCGTAA
- a CDS encoding ABC transporter substrate-binding protein, with amino-acid sequence MHPFRSPSGRPATARHPFRPFRSVPLLPRFLQSHLFPLFRMAALVLLAVLCLGRPAAAVDATLPKPASLPWSEVEAAARGTTVRFHMYGGMATANRYVDGFVAPELARRYGITLVRVPMEAPVFVNRLLAEKSAGRATGSMDLLWINGENFRNARLGGVLWGPYAPALPNMALTDPVQSSTDFGYPVDGYESPYGRAQLVLEYDTARIPEPPRTMAQLGEWVKAHPGRFTYPQPPDFTGSAFIRQAFYALTGGHAQYMRPLDKDLLGRKAPVLWGWLRDLAPHLWQAGRAYPRDAAALDALFARGEVDFSVSYHPAHAQALIDDGTYPATVRTVVLDDGSIFNTHFVAIPFNAPNKAGAMVVANFLLSPEAQLAKMDPAWWGDFPAIEVGRLPEEWRARFAAMKMGEATLSPDVLAKRAVPEIPADWLEALERGWDAEVLRR; translated from the coding sequence ATGCATCCGTTCCGCTCGCCTTCCGGCCGTCCGGCCACCGCGCGCCACCCGTTCCGACCGTTCCGTTCCGTCCCCTTGCTTCCCCGGTTCCTTCAGTCCCACCTGTTCCCTCTGTTCCGCATGGCGGCGCTTGTGCTGCTGGCCGTGCTGTGTCTGGGGCGGCCTGCCGCGGCCGTAGACGCGACGTTGCCCAAGCCCGCGTCACTCCCCTGGTCCGAGGTGGAAGCCGCCGCGCGCGGCACCACGGTGCGCTTTCACATGTACGGCGGCATGGCCACGGCCAACCGCTACGTGGATGGCTTCGTCGCGCCGGAACTGGCGCGCCGGTACGGCATCACCCTGGTGCGGGTGCCCATGGAGGCCCCGGTGTTCGTCAATCGGCTGCTGGCGGAGAAGTCGGCTGGCCGCGCCACGGGCAGCATGGACCTGTTGTGGATCAACGGCGAGAATTTTCGCAACGCCCGGCTGGGCGGCGTGTTGTGGGGGCCGTATGCCCCGGCCCTGCCCAACATGGCCCTGACCGACCCGGTGCAGAGCTCCACCGATTTCGGCTATCCCGTGGACGGCTATGAATCCCCCTATGGCCGCGCCCAGCTGGTGCTGGAATACGATACCGCCCGCATCCCCGAACCGCCGCGCACCATGGCCCAACTGGGCGAATGGGTGAAAGCCCACCCCGGACGGTTCACCTATCCCCAGCCGCCGGACTTCACCGGATCGGCCTTCATCCGCCAGGCCTTCTATGCCCTTACCGGGGGCCACGCACAGTACATGCGTCCGCTGGACAAGGACCTGCTGGGCCGCAAGGCGCCTGTCCTGTGGGGGTGGCTGCGCGACCTGGCCCCGCACCTGTGGCAGGCCGGACGCGCCTACCCCCGCGATGCCGCCGCGCTGGACGCGCTGTTCGCGCGGGGCGAGGTGGATTTTTCCGTCTCGTACCACCCGGCCCACGCCCAGGCGCTGATCGATGACGGCACCTACCCGGCCACCGTGCGCACCGTGGTCCTGGACGACGGGTCCATCTTCAACACCCATTTCGTGGCCATTCCCTTCAACGCACCCAACAAGGCGGGGGCCATGGTGGTTGCCAACTTCCTGCTGTCGCCCGAGGCGCAGCTGGCCAAGATGGACCCGGCCTGGTGGGGCGATTTTCCGGCCATCGAGGTGGGGCGTCTGCCCGAGGAATGGCGCGCGCGCTTCGCCGCCATGAAGATGGGCGAGGCAACCCTGTCACCCGACGTGCTGGCAAAACGCGCCGTGCCCGAGATTCCCGCCGACTGGCTGGAAGCGCTGGAACGCGGCTGGGACGCCGAAGTGCTGCGCAGGTAG
- the dctP gene encoding TRAP transporter substrate-binding protein DctP, whose product MTDLVPRAPSVRRCPARTARPLPDSHVSRCRFAPRVAALVACLAMALCALLVAAVPPARAQDAPSPSASPVSESLADPSVDSPPAARAEDSVPVLRISVDNGPTHFQVKALRRFADDVRQRLAGRLRVEVYDSASLYRDRDVLQALNLGRVEMALPGTWVLHSVVPDCGVFMLPVFYGAPARASLAVADGPTGRIIDSRIERNLRVTVLGRWLELGHANLYLVDHAVRRHEDLAGLRIRVAGGPANELRLAAMGARPLVVPWPDLPHWLQGGNLDGLMTTHETAVSGQLWRYGVTHVFEDRAYFAMYVPLVSRTFWERLPEDMRDVLRDAWEDHVDEARAQAAEAQAEARDELRAQGLAFAVPDDAVLRRWRERLRLGEREVVDFVGVDPTLYEIAKRAARQAEQSPPE is encoded by the coding sequence ATGACCGACCTTGTTCCGCGAGCCCCGTCGGTGCGCCGCTGCCCGGCGCGCACCGCGCGTCCCTTGCCCGACAGTCACGTATCCCGGTGCCGCTTTGCGCCGCGTGTCGCTGCACTGGTCGCCTGTCTGGCCATGGCGCTGTGCGCGCTGCTGGTTGCCGCCGTACCGCCCGCGCGGGCGCAGGATGCCCCTTCCCCCTCCGCATCGCCTGTTTCCGAGTCCCTCGCCGACCCTTCCGTCGATTCCCCGCCAGCCGCCCGCGCCGAGGACAGCGTGCCGGTGCTGCGCATTTCCGTGGACAACGGTCCCACGCATTTCCAGGTCAAGGCCCTGCGCCGCTTTGCGGATGACGTCCGGCAACGTCTGGCCGGGCGGCTGCGGGTGGAGGTGTACGACAGCGCCAGCCTGTACCGCGACCGCGACGTGTTGCAGGCGCTGAACCTTGGCCGCGTGGAAATGGCCCTGCCGGGCACGTGGGTGCTGCATTCCGTGGTGCCCGACTGCGGCGTGTTCATGCTGCCCGTCTTCTACGGCGCCCCGGCCCGTGCCAGCCTGGCCGTGGCCGATGGCCCGACGGGCCGCATCATCGATTCGCGCATCGAGCGCAACCTGCGCGTCACCGTGTTGGGTCGCTGGCTGGAACTGGGGCACGCCAACCTGTACCTGGTGGACCACGCCGTGCGGCGGCACGAAGACCTCGCGGGCCTGCGCATCCGGGTGGCGGGCGGCCCGGCCAACGAACTGCGTCTGGCGGCCATGGGCGCACGCCCCCTGGTGGTGCCCTGGCCCGACCTGCCGCACTGGCTGCAGGGCGGCAACCTGGACGGGCTGATGACCACCCACGAGACGGCGGTGTCCGGCCAGTTGTGGCGTTACGGGGTGACCCACGTGTTCGAGGACCGCGCCTATTTCGCCATGTACGTGCCGTTGGTCAGCCGGACGTTCTGGGAACGCCTGCCAGAGGACATGCGTGACGTGCTGCGCGACGCCTGGGAAGACCATGTGGACGAGGCGCGCGCCCAGGCCGCCGAGGCGCAGGCCGAGGCCCGCGATGAACTGCGTGCCCAGGGGCTGGCCTTCGCCGTGCCCGACGACGCCGTGCTGCGCCGCTGGCGCGAGCGGTTGCGCCTGGGCGAGCGCGAGGTGGTGGATTTCGTGGGGGTGGACCCCACGCTGTACGAAATCGCCAAAAGGGCGGCACGGCAGGCGGAGCAGAGCCCGCCGGAGTAG
- a CDS encoding FadR/GntR family transcriptional regulator has product MKAQMTPAFKPARRIRLHEEIVGQIRDLIEKGELKSGDKLPPERRLAELFGVSRHCVREAIRSLEQQRIVTSRLGDGTYVLDDTEETLIEPLAAIIEQRRAKLREVLEFRRLLEPQIAALAAAHVSDGDLAALRRALDAQIAEIGGGNTGSDADVEFHMIIARATRNTVVQEVLTRLHDILTDSRDFTLQTEDRRQWAVETHANILAAMEARDPQAAFRAMHEHILHVEEIALEWSGE; this is encoded by the coding sequence GTGAAAGCGCAGATGACCCCCGCCTTCAAGCCCGCGCGCCGCATCCGCCTGCACGAGGAAATCGTGGGGCAGATCCGCGACCTCATCGAGAAGGGCGAACTGAAATCCGGCGACAAGCTGCCCCCCGAACGCCGTCTGGCCGAACTGTTCGGGGTCTCGCGCCATTGCGTGCGCGAGGCCATCCGCTCGCTGGAGCAGCAGCGCATCGTCACCAGCCGCCTTGGCGACGGCACCTACGTGCTGGACGACACGGAAGAAACGCTCATCGAGCCGCTGGCCGCCATCATCGAGCAGCGCCGCGCCAAGCTGCGCGAGGTGCTGGAATTCCGTCGCCTGCTGGAACCGCAGATCGCCGCGCTGGCCGCGGCCCACGTCAGCGACGGCGACCTTGCGGCCCTGCGCCGCGCCCTGGATGCCCAGATCGCCGAGATAGGCGGCGGCAACACCGGGTCCGACGCCGACGTGGAATTCCACATGATCATCGCCCGCGCCACCCGCAACACGGTGGTGCAGGAAGTGCTGACGCGCCTGCACGACATCCTTACCGACAGCCGCGATTTCACCCTGCAGACCGAAGACCGCCGCCAGTGGGCCGTCGAGACCCACGCCAACATTCTCGCCGCCATGGAGGCGCGCGACCCCCAGGCGGCCTTTCGCGCCATGCACGAACATATTCTGCACGTCGAGGAAATTGCCCTCGAATGGTCGGGGGAATGA